A region from the Mesorhizobium sp. J8 genome encodes:
- the istB gene encoding IS21-like element helper ATPase IstB, giving the protein MSSDDLRKRAEKLQNLRRKKTGRQRKTQQPKRPQRRPRYRYGKRTDSGPVALRAFWSMHVEALNWSGLGHAEYAAALGLSRHALRIWRDRLEESGDEMDWRSLLHPSARALLSSAANCARRQYRLTPEAMDGRSHRRSFTEEQKRAIVAETERPGVVVARVCRRHGIATSMAFRWREEFGLTARKAPELALVELADGAENEPPALVALRNLVRPPDGMVAIELDDGQRVFALAGASAAAVKRHLAELIEEGVREQLRLAAFLERIAESETSVREEKRVKNWLKQSRLPIGRTLEGFDFLFNRSIERAKIEMLATCEFVRCRETILLLGPPGTGKTHLSAAIGVKAVQNRFSTLFMEADELIESMRRAREPAAGIRKPRYLSVPLLIIDELGFQALDRRDAHRLFQVVNYRYERSSTLITSNKSITEWPAMLAGDEALAAAILDRLLHHCHVIQTDGPSYRLRHIEQRLMAQIDVDTARA; this is encoded by the coding sequence GTGAGCAGTGACGACCTGCGCAAGCGTGCGGAAAAGCTGCAGAATTTGCGCCGGAAGAAGACCGGACGGCAGCGCAAGACGCAGCAACCGAAGCGCCCGCAGAGGCGGCCGCGCTATCGCTACGGCAAGCGCACGGACAGCGGCCCGGTTGCTTTGCGGGCGTTCTGGAGCATGCATGTCGAGGCACTGAACTGGAGCGGCCTGGGCCATGCCGAGTACGCCGCCGCGCTCGGACTTTCGCGACATGCGCTGCGGATCTGGCGCGATCGGCTCGAGGAATCCGGCGACGAAATGGACTGGCGATCGCTGCTTCATCCGAGTGCCCGAGCCCTATTAAGCAGCGCTGCTAATTGCGCACGGCGCCAATACCGCTTGACACCCGAGGCGATGGACGGGCGATCGCACCGGCGCAGCTTCACCGAAGAGCAGAAGCGGGCAATCGTTGCGGAGACCGAGAGACCCGGCGTTGTCGTCGCGCGGGTCTGCCGCCGCCATGGCATTGCCACCAGCATGGCCTTCCGCTGGCGGGAGGAGTTCGGCCTGACCGCCCGCAAGGCGCCAGAACTGGCGCTGGTCGAGCTCGCCGATGGAGCAGAAAACGAGCCGCCGGCGCTCGTCGCGTTGCGGAATCTCGTGCGGCCGCCGGACGGCATGGTGGCGATCGAGCTGGATGATGGGCAGCGCGTGTTCGCGCTGGCGGGCGCGTCTGCGGCTGCGGTCAAGCGGCACCTGGCCGAGTTGATCGAAGAGGGTGTACGCGAGCAGTTGAGGCTTGCGGCGTTCCTTGAACGCATCGCCGAGAGCGAGACTTCGGTGCGCGAGGAGAAGCGGGTCAAAAACTGGCTGAAGCAAAGCCGGTTGCCGATCGGGCGCACGTTGGAAGGCTTTGACTTTCTGTTCAATCGCAGCATCGAGCGCGCCAAGATCGAGATGCTGGCAACCTGCGAGTTCGTGCGCTGCAGGGAGACGATCCTGCTGCTTGGCCCGCCCGGCACGGGCAAGACGCATCTTTCCGCGGCGATCGGCGTCAAGGCCGTGCAGAACCGTTTCTCGACGCTGTTCATGGAAGCCGATGAACTGATCGAAAGCATGCGACGTGCCAGGGAGCCGGCGGCCGGCATACGCAAGCCGCGTTATCTGAGCGTGCCGTTGCTCATCATCGACGAACTGGGCTTCCAGGCGCTCGACCGGCGTGATGCGCACCGCCTGTTCCAGGTCGTCAACTACCGCTACGAGCGCTCCAGCACGCTCATCACCTCGAACAAATCCATCACCGAGTGGCCGGCCATGCTGGCCGGCGACGAAGCACTTGCCGCTGCCATCCTCGACCGGCTTTTGCACCATTGTCACGTCATCCAGACAGACGGTCCCAGCTATCGGCTTCGCCATATCGAGCAGCGGCTCATGGCCCAAATCGACGTGGATACGGCCCGTGCGTGA
- a CDS encoding phosphatase PAP2 family protein yields MSDLARARAALIWSTIGSYLVVLPLTAQVGLNVDYGFVGPFALWFILALICGITFRPRPRIRAATESFLYGVLLVVPIVIAVYLAARLNLPLADDQLKAMDQALGVDWPALLKFIDSRPYLAQPLNLAYESFTQQLIWLPIVLAVFGRPLRSYQMILMYAVIYFLGCVISIWYPALGTYTTFNIHPADLQNIDRTWGYVFLDELKGVRSDPAFIFSLSKAKGIMTFPSLHAASAVLFAWAAWELKWLRYPFLLLNVVMAISAAVVGNHYTVDVIAGIGLAGFGIAIVLIAVPGKRSNPEIASIYPKVLSRMPVISLATNLFQRASDDLNEADRLAGGRSHALDIVDQRRA; encoded by the coding sequence ATGTCCGACCTTGCAAGAGCGAGAGCCGCACTGATCTGGTCGACGATCGGCTCCTACCTGGTTGTCTTGCCGCTCACGGCGCAGGTGGGGCTTAATGTCGACTACGGTTTCGTCGGTCCCTTCGCACTGTGGTTTATTCTGGCCCTGATCTGCGGCATCACATTCAGGCCGCGGCCGCGGATCAGGGCCGCGACCGAGAGCTTTCTCTACGGCGTCCTGCTTGTTGTCCCGATCGTTATTGCTGTCTATCTCGCCGCCCGACTCAACCTGCCCTTGGCTGACGACCAGTTGAAGGCCATGGATCAGGCACTTGGTGTCGACTGGCCAGCCCTTCTCAAATTCATCGACAGCCGGCCATACCTCGCGCAGCCGCTCAACCTTGCCTATGAGAGCTTCACTCAACAGCTTATCTGGTTGCCAATTGTCCTGGCAGTTTTTGGGCGCCCGCTGCGCTCGTACCAGATGATATTGATGTACGCGGTGATCTATTTCTTGGGCTGCGTCATATCCATCTGGTACCCAGCCCTTGGTACGTACACAACGTTCAACATTCACCCGGCCGATCTGCAAAACATAGATCGCACATGGGGGTACGTTTTCCTGGACGAGCTGAAGGGCGTCAGATCCGATCCCGCGTTCATCTTCAGCCTAAGCAAGGCCAAGGGAATCATGACGTTCCCATCTCTGCATGCAGCAAGCGCCGTCCTCTTCGCATGGGCAGCTTGGGAGTTGAAATGGCTCCGCTATCCGTTTCTCTTACTTAATGTGGTAATGGCCATTTCCGCAGCGGTTGTCGGCAACCATTACACGGTCGATGTGATCGCCGGAATTGGTCTCGCTGGCTTCGGGATCGCGATCGTGTTGATCGCCGTCCCCGGAAAAAGATCAAATCCCGAGATCGCCTCTATATATCCAAAGGTGTTGTCTCGAATGCCGGTCATCAGCCTCGCAACGAACCTTTTCCAGCGGGCTTCGGATGATCTGAACGAAGCTGACCGGCTAGCCGGTGGTCGGTCTCATGCCCTCGACATCGTCGACCAAAGAAGGGCCTGA